Proteins from a genomic interval of Indicator indicator isolate 239-I01 chromosome 1, UM_Iind_1.1, whole genome shotgun sequence:
- the SFT2D2 gene encoding vesicle transport protein SFT2B: MDKLKRVLSGQDTEEPSGLSEVIEVPSLSWGTRMKGFVACFAMGCLFSILGSCLLWAPRKGLTLFAVFYTLGNIASIGSTLFLMGPMKQLKRMFEPTRLIATTVMLLCLVLTLCSAFWWHKQGLVLLFCILQFFALAWYSISFIPFARDAVKKCVAVCLT, translated from the exons ATGGACAAGCTCAAGCGGGTGCTGAGTGGCCAAGACACGGAGGAGCCAAGCGGTCTGTCCGAG GTTATTGAAGTGCCTTCGTTAAGTTGGGGCACCAGAATGAAAGGCTTCGTTGCTTGCTTTGCAATGGGATGCTTGTTCTCCATCTTG GGTAGCTGTCTGCTGTGGGCACCAAGGAAAGGACTGACACTCTTTGCAGTGTTCTATACACTGGGCAATATTGCATCAATTGGAAG caCTCTCTTTCTTATGGGACCAATGAAACAATTGAAGAGAATGTTTGAGCCTACACGTTTAATTGCTACTACTGTTATGCTA TTGTGTCTCGTACTAACACTGTGTTCAGCTTTCTGG TGGCATAAGCAAGGACTCGTCCTCCTTTTCTGCATCTTGCAGTTTTTTGCCTTGGCATG GTACAGCATTTCCTTTATACCATTTGCAAG GGATGCTGTGAAGAAATGTGTTGCTGTTTGTCTGACCTAA
- the TIPRL gene encoding TIP41-like protein, with the protein MHPVFQSSRRDFTFGPWKLSAARTHIMKSAQAERLADELHMPSLPEMMFGDNILRIQHDRGFGIEFNATDALKCVNNCQGMIKVACAEEWQESRSETEHSKEVVKPYDWTYTTDYKGTLLGDTATLKVVPTTEHINTEKLKAREQIMFFEEVLLFEDELHDHGVSSLSVKIRVMPSSFFVLLRFFLRVDGVLIRMNDTRLHHEADKAYMLREYTSRESKISSLKHVPPSLFTEPNEISQYLPIKETICEKLEFPEKVDPIPEAPLEDMCVKSK; encoded by the exons ATGCACCCCGTTTTCCAGAGCAGCCGGCGCGATTTCACCTTCGGGCCGTGGAAGCTGAGCGCCGCCCGGACGCACATCATGAAATCGGCGCAGGCCGAGAG ATTGGCTGATGAATTGCACATGCCTTCCCTGCCAGAGATGATGTTTGGAGACAATATCCTGAGAATACAGCATGATCGTGGTTTTGGAATTGAGTTCAATGCAACAGATGCTTTAAAATGTGTCAATAATTGTCAAGGTATGATCAAAGTGGCTTGTGCAGAAGAGTGGCAAGAGAGCAG GAGTGAAACTGAGCACAGTAAGGAAGTTGTCAAGCCGTATGATTGGACTTACACAACAGACTACAAAGGAACTTTGCTGGGAGATACTGCAACGTTAAAG gTTGTTCCTACAACAGAACACATAAATACAGAGAAATTGAAAGCCAGGGAACAAATTATGTTTTTTGAAGAAGTACTTCTATTTGAAGATGAACTTCATGATCATGGAGTATCAAGTTTGAGTGTAAAAATA AGAGTTATGCCTTCcagtttttttgtgttgttgagGTTTTTCTTGCGTGTCGATGGAGTACTTATCAGGATGAATGACACAAGGCTTCACCATGAG GCTGACAAGGCCTACATGTTGCGAGAATATACatccagagaaagcaaaatatcaAGTTTAAAG CATGTTCCACCTTCCCTGTTCACCGAGCCTAATGAGATCTCTCAGTATTTGCCCATAAAGGAGACAATCTGTGAAAAACTAGAATTCCCAGAGAAGGTGGATCCTATACCAGAAGCACCACTGGAAGACATGTGTGTTAAGTCTAAATAA